Sequence from the Panicum virgatum strain AP13 chromosome 5N, P.virgatum_v5, whole genome shotgun sequence genome:
TGTTTGACATCCCTGCTATATTTCCATCAATTTCACATATTTTccttattttgctatttttctTAGCATTAAAATACTAATTAAACTTGATTTATTGAACTTGTTTCTATAAGAAAACCTGTTCCACTTGTCAAATGATTATTATTTGACAAGGGTAACATGAATTTGGCATAATACTTATCATGTTTTCATGATTAAACCTTTTTATTCGTatttaatttgaaattttgcTCAAGCATTCCATAAGATTTCTTTAATTAGTATTTCTCTTAGATATGAGCTATATTAAAAAAGGCTTATATAATCACTTATTGTCATTTATTTATGTTCATAAACGTATGGCTAACAATCATGACCGAGCATGATTATGACATGATCATGGGTTAATGATTGTAAGTAACACCAGGGGGTGTTACGTGCAAAAATCCAATTCCAGCCAGATCATTTCTAATACAAGCATACCAAACATGTTCACGAACAGCCCAAGCATGAGTCTTTAATTCTTCATGTTATTAAGGCCGGATATATCTTTTGATATAAAGGCTAGGATATTATTCAatattcctttatctaaaaaatgtTATTAAGGCAGTTGGAGGAGCGTAGTGACACTAGAAAGAACAAGAATACGAGTACTAAAAGCACAACATAATTTTTGAAGTGGAAGAAATGGCGTAATGGCAGCGCAGGATAAACCATGAACAGCAACTTTTTAGCTGTGAACTACTCAAAACTGAAGCGCGCGCTGGAGATCTTGTACGTATCTCGCGTGCCGCATGGCCTCTGCATCGGGAACCTCCACTGCCAAAACCTCCAGCAAACCTGAACTCGCACGCGTCGGGTCCGCCGGCCGGAAACGTACACGTGGGTGTTCCTGGACGAGGCTCCAAAGAAATCCAGCAGGGCAACGAGTTAGCAGGGTAGGGTACGGTGAGTTCGGTAGGACGGAAGCGCCATGCCGTGGCTCTCAATGGATGCCGGCCGTGGCGGAGGAAATCTATTCCTCGGTCGGTCAGGACTcggtattttttttgaaattaaactCAGGAGCACTACCGCATCATATAAGAAGAAGATGTCTCATATTAAGAGAAACGAGACCAAACCATACAATCCTCAGTTAATTAAGAAAAACCGAGCAAAAACTCAACACGACGCCACACTACTACACCCTGGAAGAGGAACCAACAAGACACCACCAAAACAAACGCCGTCGAAACGATGTTCCACACCATCACTGGTGTAGCCCGCTGCTAGCCGTAGCAGTGCCCCACAACTCCTCCACCATAGCTCTGCCAACCTCAAGCCACACATCCATAGTCGTCGATCTCCCAGCCACCAACGTGCAGCAAAAGCGAAGTCTTGACCCTCAGAAACCTCACACTTGTGGGGGCCTCGCCGCAACCACCTCCTCACAATATAGAAGCAAACCACCTTGAAGCGATATCCGCCGCTGGACACTGCTTCGCCAAGACTTGTTCTGCCGCCGTGGCTCCAAGAAAAGTTATGCCACCATCAGGATTACCACCGCACCACAAACGTCGACCCAAAGCCAACAACAACTATGAGCCCTCAGCATCTCCCAACACAACCACGGACGAACCACCACCACCCAACGGGCCACACTCACCCAAAGCCATCTCCCCCCGCATTGGCGACACAGCGACCACTGCAAGCCAAACTCGGTCTCAAGAGACGTCGCCTCCAAGGAGGACGCGACGCCAAAGGCGCCGCCGACGCTCGTCCAAAGGTGGATAGGATTTTCACCCAGAGACCTCTCATGCAACAGGTAGAGTGGCTCCTAGTGGTGCCCCCAACGGGGAGAATGATGCCGGAGGGCGCCGTCACCAAGGCTTTCGTCCGGAGCAGCCCCAACCTGCTGCACGAAGAGAGCGACCTGCCCCGCGGTAGCCAGCCGATGGACGAGACGACCAAGGTGCATCACCGGAGAGGTGTGACCCGGCAAGGTGCAGTAGCACCACCACGGTGCCACAGAACGCAGCACAGGCCATCCTGGCCCCGCCACCATGGCGGAGCCTAAACCAGCAAGCACCCCGCCActgcgccaccgccaccagcaaccagtcgcgccgccgccaccagcagcCGGCCCCCCAGCAAACCCTAGCGGCGCCACCAGTACCCGCCGCACCACCAAGGCCCGCCGGAGACgagaagaggagggagaggagcacCACAGGGACGGCACAACAGCCTCCCCTCGCCACCTCCATCTCTACCGCCGACGAGCCGCAGAGAGCCgccaaccgccgtccgcctcacCACCACCGCGTGCACAGCCACAGCACGGCCGGAGCGCGCAGATCCAAGACCCTCGCCGGCGAACCGACGGCGCCGCcacgcaacgccgccgccgcgccaccaggtcccgccgtcgccgcaaCTAGGAGGAGACCGCCGACGCACGCCAATCTCCACCACCACCCAGGTGCTCCGTCCGTAGTCCCGCCGTGTCCCGCCATGCctgaccgcggcggcgccccctccgcgccggccgcggccctcATCCTTCCTCCCGGCCGTCGATGGCCTtcaccgccgcggcctccacgGCCACCGCGCTCGCGCCCGGCCGCCTCTCTGCCTCCtccacgcggccgcgccggccctCCTCGCGGCCATCCTTCTCCCCGAGCGCCAAGACCGCCGGGCACCCCCTCCGCGCCGGCCACCCTCGGTCCACCAGGTGaaatcctcgccgccgccatccttgGGAGCGTGCGCGGGCTTCCGGcggccctcctcggcggcgacgaggtgaggagggaggagagtgGGGTGggagcggcgctagggtttcAGGGCACCTGGGTCGCCCGCGCGGAGGAGCGATCCAGGCCCTGGCGTCTCTCGTGTCCTGCGCTCGGAATTCTCAGGACTCGGTATCGGAGTCTATCATACGCACATGGATGCATGCACTGTGCTTTTCTGCCGTATCCTGTCCTTGCCCGTGTCAGCACGCGCTACGTAAttaatggccttgtttggtttgatTCTTTTAAGGGAATAGTAACACTTTGACCAGtaattacagtgtcaaacaaaatcagtttacaaaactaacttcagaaccctgcgctaggaaccctgaagattctaatgaggtctttgaccgcgtaatttgaggattaattaccgtcattagattcatcgtgaAAAGTTATACCATCTCTgaagaggttttgcaaatagacttcatttggtTCTTCATGCGGAGGCTAGAATATCCATTCTAGGAAATCTAGAATGGAACCAAACAGAGCCAATGTCAGAGTCCCTGGAACAGAGACCACCATGATAGTACTTCTACCTCTGGCTGGGgctctggctggctggctggctggctcacATGGCACATGTGGCTCGTGCGTTGCGACTCGATCCGAGCTGTGCGACTTGCACCCGGCGTGAGTTATGGCTCCGCCCTGCTCCGCGGACATCCGGTCCGGGCCAGGATTTGTGCGCCCGCACTGCACCCACTGACGGCGGTCTGGCAACGGAGCCtgcgcccggcgccggcggccgccgcgcagcGAGGAACGAGACGAGGGCAGAGAGGTACGACATCGTGTCATGAACTGGGCTGCCAGATGAGCCCAGTGGGCCGGGAGATGGAGGCGGTGGAGACCGGCACACACCGAAGGGAAATCATCGAACAAACAACAGACCAACCGATCATCCTCTTCCTCTGTCCAAGAACTTGCTCTGTAGTTTCTTGCTATTCCTCCCAAATCTCTGCTATCTCTAGTCTTGATTCTCTCTGATTCTTCCCCAAATTGTATCAATACTCTTGCTATTATGATTTGGAGGTCTAGAACCATAACAATTGGTAATCAGAGCCTTGTTCTTCTCTACCCATTTTTTCCCCAATCCCACCTTCCTCTCCACCGGATCGAGCGCCATGGCTTCCACGCCTTCCACCACCACGGACTCTGAGTCAGCCGCCATCGATGCCCTTTCCAAGCGAATGGATCGAATGTTACGGAGGATGGAGGATGTTACGGAGGATGGAGGAGGCGCTGGCGCGGATGAGTAGCGCTCCTGCGACCGCAGGTCCGCGACCGCGGCACGGGCTCCTTCATCGACCTCGTCGCTGGCGCCCCCGCCTTCGCCCGCGGCGCTTGACGCTTCTGCAACAGGGTCGTCGGCGTCCTCAGCTTTACCATCTTTGCGGGCATCCCCAACTGCGCTTGCTGCGCTGGCCACCAACTCGCCCTCGCCGACAGCTTCGATGACATCCGCCCCGATGACGATGGCCACGACATCAGCTGCGTCGCGCACGCCTGCAGCACCCTCGGCCACGTCTACAgctgcgccgcccacgccggcaGCGTCCTCGGCCGCGTCCACGACTACTTCGCCGAAGTCCTTCGCCTCGACACCGGCCACGACCCCTTCATCGGCGCGCTCCACCACCGTGATGCCCGTACCATACGTGCCAACGACCGCATCGATTCCACCCACCACCGCGGTCGCCATCTCATTTCGGTTTCCGATGCCGCCGTTCCTCGCCACGACGAAGAAGATCGCCAAGACGGCCAGGAGGGAGCACCGCGTCTGCACACGTCCTCAAGCGCGTGCGCGCGCTACAGTacacctggccgccgccgcccatggacGAGGAAGCGGACGCGCTCCACCGGCGTTGGAGCGGGCTCCAGGAGTGGGTCAGCGCGCAGCCCTCCTTCGACAAAGGACGTCCCCATGGCGCACCAGTCGCCCTACAACAGGGACGCTGCCTCCAGGCCGCTTCGCCTTCGCGTCATCCTCGTGCCCATGCCCGATGCCGCCTTCAGCTCCGTCCTCTCGGGCACCGCTGGCGATGCCGCGGCCACCGACCAATGCAAGCTGGTCGAGGTCCGCGCCCACGAGATCGTCGTCGACGCCGTCGACATCGAGCGCGAGTTCGTCTTTGATCTGCTCCCCGTTGCACTCAGTGGCATGAACGGCACCCTCACAGGCCAGTACATCAAGTCTATCATCACCGACCGCTTGCCCATGGCACTCTGGGTGCAGGAGATGAGGTCCCCGATGTCTCGCCCACAACATGTTCGGCGCAATGTCACAACCGCAGCACCACCTCTGCTTTGTGCTCAGTTGTCTGCCCACTTGGTGTTCGCAAGGCTTGCACTCTCGAGAGGAAGCTAATCAGGTACCTCACCGGCTGCTACCATCTTCACTTGATTGTTGTTGTTCCGGTTGAAGTTGCCACCGATGTTTTTGAGGACTGCATGATGCTTAATAGAATGATGGAGCCGAATCCAGCAATTCCTTGGCCTTCCCCATGGCAGGATAGCAACACTTTGCTTTCTAAATCAATCTGGCTATGCTTTATTTTCTGGTTGCCATTCCGCTGTGGTTCGGATGGGGTGCAGAAAAGGCCACCATGGCCACCACCTGTGCAAATGGGAAGGTTACTTTCAATTGTGTTTTGCTGTTCAGTCAGAAAGTGCAAGATGAAATTACTAAATGGTGGACTCAGAGAGCTTCTTTGGCTTAGCTACACAGATGGTGTGTGTCTTTTATATCAAGGGTTCGAGCCACTATCTCAATGGGAAAGAAATGGTTTCAGTCCTGAAAAATTTAGAGTGCAAGAAAATTATTTGATGCTTGACAAGCTGCCATCAGGGGAACGAGGTGCCCATCAGTTATGGAGAAATTCAGAGGAAACACTTCTAAGGGTAAGAGCAATTTCTTGCTATGGTCTGCAGCAATTTTCTGAACTTGCTACTACATGGATCTCTTTACGTAGCATGGGTGATTCTAGAGTTGAGATATTTTGGCCTCAAGTTAACATCTGTCCTATGGAGTTGTTCTGGTCGCCATTCAGTTGTGGCTGGGCTCTGGTGCAGCAAAGACCACCATGGCCACCTCCCGTGCGGCTGGAAAAATTGCAATCAATGGTCTGTTATTGTTCAGAGAGTGAGTGCAATATGAGGTGCCTCCATTGTCAGCTCAATAATAATTGCTGGACACATTGCATTGATTTGTGTCGGTActctgtagcagggatactcacttctactgcagcaagacaGGACTCGCATAGTCATCCACGACTatcgccataaggggcggagctgccgggccccacgggccaggctcctacctcaccaggccaacggccccggacctgtTCCCAGCTCTGGGGCGGGTCcagagacgccacgtgtcccaagaggaggggaagctccgaaccAACGGCCGAGGGCCTGGACCCCCCATAGGgatccgggacctccccgcgcctgtccggacctcccgtgCACATAGAGTCAGCATACCGCCAGGGGGGTCCGGAGgctccacgtgtcccgcaggtgggggcgcgggcgcgggccttTCACTGGGAGACtcacccacccaccgcattcaatgagggtggttgaggcgtgctctgccaccgtggcacgcggggcagcctttgtcaggcttCACTGtggaccgcgtattaccaaggtacacagtgtagccgcctgcgccgcatccgcgcagagccgtccacacattaattggatacgacggcacggcacttttccatcatgccgtctacgccgcaagctacgcggcccgttcagctacgtggcaggcgacgccgctagctacacctggcgccgtttcgacaagacagcgcctggacatgctgaacgggggattccaggagcaggAAGGAAATCCAGCGCGAGATCTTCTCCGCATgtaacgccataatgtatgaatagTATGTTGTTTATACTACATCatttgggcccacctgtcggggacccaacggccatgtacgcatctctcttgagatataaaagggaggcgctcgctgtacacaacTGGCTGGCTAGAACACACACAAAcgcacgctggactcagctccaagcggacccagactcaagcaatacagcactcagtggacgtagggtattacgctccggcggcccgaaccactcttaacctactgtgttcatcgtgttcttgagcgagatcgaactaggactagctaacccccgagtactcaccctctgggcttaggcgggtgcccttccgccacccggctgtggtttgccacaccacgacatttggcgggccaggtaggggaattttagctggtcgcagttcatctcttcctcgtctctatggttcgtgtggacgacgtggagatgacagagggtgtggcatcgtccgcgccacacgcctctcgccttcctgctccaggggtaACCGTGCcagtggagcagccaccgtcggcggcggcgcgcgctgctcgccggcaagagtca
This genomic interval carries:
- the LOC120673718 gene encoding uncharacterized protein LOC120673718, giving the protein MMLNRMMEPNPAIPWPSPWQDSNTLLSKSIWLCFIFWLPFRCGSDGVQKRPPWPPPVQMGRLLSIVFCCSVRKCKMKLLNGGLRELLWLSYTDGVCLLYQGFEPLSQWERNGFSPEKFRVQENYLMLDKLPSGERGAHQLWRNSEETLLRVRAISCYGLQQFSELATTWISLRSMGDSRVEIFWPQVNICPMELFWSPFSCGWALVQQRPPWPPPVRLEKLQSMVCYCSESECNMRCLHCQLNNNCWTHCIDLLESYHKSTQSLSLVLQKTDSIVGDALQLLFLWSSSQIHTKLRNACNCYLDGCHEIDNTTAGVFDWCVSMMDIFRRNGAMASSFKVFVVPPLVQSMKCALAVWQAGLHLLVELQQWSPFVNFFGVRQTTIFCIIQLKGICLLSYNCYNTQSILGDYIFAYANKKNKKIARALMHKREVWLMHNNSDGSSPQFASSEVLQMGANSINVLHLQTNILLRPSLEGATVLKSPISMERLEGKPHFNRRRMS